Sequence from the Rutidosis leptorrhynchoides isolate AG116_Rl617_1_P2 chromosome 3, CSIRO_AGI_Rlap_v1, whole genome shotgun sequence genome:
TGATGGGCTGTTAAAGTTCTTCAAGTCACAGGTAAATTACAAAGGTCTCGAGGATTATGGGGATGAATACATTGAAATTGTGCTAGGTGTCGGGAAGTTGTTTACCATTGCTCTCATCTTTATATTTCAAGCATTCGGATGGTTCCATAGCTCAATTAATGATAGTCGACTGGACAACTATTATATATTACTGATATGCATCTGCACAGCAAACTTCATATACTATTGTTTCATTACGACACGTTTCTTCAAGGACATTAAGAAACGCGAAGAGTCTGCTAATGAGGGTGTGCGCGAAGCTTAGAGAATTAAAGTTACAGATATGCatgtatttttcatatttctgagcCCTAAAAAGACAGGGGCTAGCTCAAAACTGTATATGTGAGGGAAGGTTGTTGCTGTTAATCACATCATTTTACTTCAGATTTCATGAACCTGTTCTATATGACTCGGACAGATTCTATTATCTCTGTTTGCAAAACAATATGTTCTAAAAACAAATGCCATCTTGCAGTACCGTACTTTCTGTGTCTTTTCGGAACCCTCAAACGAAACACAATCACAAAACAATTTTCAATAAAATCATACGAGTTGAATGTTTAGAAAACATAATAGCCGAAACAGAGCATCCTACATTGCTACCAACTGTATAAAATTTTAACCACACATCTACCTCTTCAAATCCTCAATTCGTGAATAGTAAAAACCTTGAGGATTCAAATGGCAGATTGATGAATTAAGAAAGAAGGTATGACTGATTGAGGGGAACATAAATTGTGTGTATTAGCAAAAACTGACATCAAGTTAATCACGCGACACAtccaaataaaaaataataataataacagcacAATATTCTTTAATGGCATATATCTTGTATCAAGAATTCGTATAACAAATGAACATCAACTTACAACCAACAAAATTTCAGATATCAAAacacgaagaaaaaaaaaaatcaacatgaAAACAAAACTTCTATCATACACCAACAAACTCATCATCATTCTCATCCTATATTTTCATCATCTGTATCTAATCTTTATGTATTTTTCTGAATCTAATCATCCCAATTGGCATCCCAGTCATCTTTTTTTGTGGGTCTTGAAGTAAGACCATTAGACGAGATACTTTTACTATGAATACCTCCTCCTGCTGGTGATTTTATAGCTTTATCTTCATCCCAATCATCATCATCGTCCCAATCTTGATCCCACCCTTCTACACCAGTTTCAACATTGACTTCATTTGAAGATTCTGGGAGTCCCATCTCGAGTTCCTGATATGGAACTCCATTGTCGGTTCTCCTTTTTCTGAAGCTGCATAAAGCCCATGAAGCTCCAATAATCAGGGTTACAAGAAAAGCAAAATAAGCACCGAATATAGGTGTTACTTGCTTTGAATAAAACATTAATTGATCGAGAATGTTGATTTGAGATATGGGAGTATCAAAAATTGTAGGCTTAGGAAGAGGGTCAGTTTTATCTATTGACTTTGAAGGGTCATCAACCTCTTTTAACTTTGACGGGTCATTGACTTCCTTTGACTTTGAAGGGTCTTCAACATCTTTTGACCCGTCTTTTGATTTTGAACTATCGTTAACATCTTTTGGATCGTTCTCTTCTTTGGACTTTTCAGGACTGTCGGCAGAGTTATCGACATCTTTAGGGTTTAATGTTTTATTCGGATCCTTAGGATTTGAAGGGTTGTCGACAGGTGGAATGTTAGGTTATCAACCGAAGCTCACAACCTCCATTTCCAGCATCTAGAGTAACTTTGGTGCTTTTATCTCCAGATAATGCGATATTAACCTACAATAGAGTGAACCACAATGATTAAGTTGAATACGAACCCTTAAGCATCTGTGCTCATTACTAATAGTAACTGTGTAAGAAATAGTAGTATACAATAAATAGCAATGTACTTGCAATAGGATTTTATTTTATCATTTCCACTAGTTAAATGGTTTGTATATCCTATTTGAACGTTTAATGAGTTTTACTAAATTTGAAGTGATGCCAAACAGCCAAAGTGATTTGTTAATCATTGCAATTTTTGATAATTCACCATAAACTGCTAACGTATTTTACCAGACTTTTTGATAATTTATACTACCAGAATTTTTACCAACTATACATGTTGGGCACGCAAATCAGTGAAGTTGGTAGAGTAGTGAAGGATCCCCACAAATCTGTTGCCCAAATTTGATAAAGATTACGTTGGTGATCGTATTATTGATGATCATTGTGTTTCTAGAGACTAAAGATAGCTCATTGTCTAGTTTTCCAGGAATTTTCTAAACCAATGGCAGCGAAAGGCAAGTTATAGTTGTTCACAGTAAATGATCCAAAAGATAGAAAGTTTTTGAATAGCACGTATGAAGCTGAAACTATAACTATGTcactatattttaaatacaatCAAAGTTTTAACCTTTTCCTAAAAGCATCATATATTAATGATTCCAAGAttcaaaaatgaataatgaaggtgGTAGTGGAAAAAAACTAAACCTTTTCCATCCCATGACCATGTATCTCAAAAGGTGGCAAATTATTTTCTGTAGATGTTCCAATTGAGATATTCACTTTCAAGTCTATATCTTGTTCATTTTGCACAAGTGTCAGCTTGTTGGAACCTAGTAGAATGAAGGTGGTTCAGTGTATAGCATGAAAATAAGTACAATAGAAGACTAAATTTTAAAGAAAAATATGTATAGCACACTAAGAAGTACACCGATAATGAATAGAGCATAGATTGGTCGATATTAAATCAACATAACGTATTCAAGATATGGCAAGGTTCAACACTTGTTTACGCTAGAATTCAAGAAAATTCTCATTAGTCTATGTTGATATTAAAGATAAGGGCTAGTGACTAATATAGTATAAACATAAAGCATtggttaagtaaaaaaatgatggtTCAAGATGGTTTGGGTCAAAAGATTAATTAACACGGGTCCAGACAGATTGAGTCTGGATGCTGTGATTAACACTTGCCTATATTCTCTAACTTCACAAAACTTATACTTAATGGCATATGCTTTTTCCATTAAGAAATCCATTTAGAAGGTTATAACCGCCGGAGAAAACTTTGGGCATAATTTTAACCCATTTGACCCTGTCTGCTCGTTTGAATAGATTCCTACTCACAAAAACAATGAAAATTGAACCATCGATAAATACACAAACTATATCGCATAAtcaagtaaatgggtcaaaattgccacctTTAGTGGAAAACTAGTAGCTAGCTGCAGTCCACAACCAGATTAACAGCATAAATAGCTCAGAAGGTAGAAAAATATAAAAGGTTTTACCAATTTCAAAATCTTGAATACATGCAATCATGGTTTTTTTTCTGGTCACTACAAACAGGATTCCCCTTGCAACGTTTGTTAGTAGATGTTTCCGACTGCTTTTGGTTTTCTACTTTCTTCTCGCCATCTTGACTCTTCCCATTATCAACTATCTTATCATTAGATGTTTCAGAACCTGCCTTACTATTAGTATCATTCAAGCCCTTAGATTCAACATTTGAAGGGTTTGTATTCAGTGTGTTGTTTGTCTTTGTTGACTCATCTGGGGAGATATTTGGTTTATTATCATCAGGTGGTGGTAAAGGTGAATCCTACAATCCAAGAACAAATCAGCAGAAAACTTCTTTGATATGCAGCACATATTTGCACCAAGTGGAACAAGTTTCAATACATATTTACATGAAGATGCGAGTATGTGAACAAGCAAAAAAAATTGTGTCGTTATATGCATTTACATCCTTAGCAGTCTACCAGGAATTAAGTTTGCTAGAAGTTTTAATCTTCATACTAATGTTGTATCCATGTTACAAGTGCATAAATATGTCTAACAAAGAGCAAAAATCAAGTGAATTTTGCAAACTTACCAGCTGAATGATATCGAAAAAATACAGTTCGATCACTAGTACCAACCATACTTTGTAGCTATTATATTACTAGTTCATCATCAAGTTATTGACTTTTAACAACCAGATCACACATTATGACAACACATATCAAATAGTAAAAATCAATGTTAGCTATCTTAATATTTAACCAGTGATCAATTTAACATAATGTGCAACAAAAATAGCATGAACCAATGACCACCAACCTGATTACCAATAGAATCGTTACTTGTATCCGAAACCTCAACTAACTTCCGAGAGCTAAATGCATCAGACGGACACAAAAAGATcgtaaataacaacaataacacgaATACAAATCCGTTTATTTCCATTTCCATTCTacctcaaaaaacgaaaaaaattactgAAATCTTCGCTCCGCAAAAACTGAAATTATACAAATTAACCTGCTGAAATAAAGTTGTTAAAATAAAGAGTATATACGCCTTCGAAACTATTCAATTTCATTATCCTCTACACAAGATATAAATGACCTAAGCCCTCATTAACATTCTCATTAGTCAATTGACAGCAAAGTTCTTGATCGGAATCGCAAATTGATTGAAAATTGATGTTTAAGTTACTGGAATTAGAAGTTTTTTGGTGaaaattttagaaaaaaaaaaaaacactttttGAGTTGAGATTTGAAAGGGTAAAAAGATAGCAGTAGATGTGTTCTTCGAGTTCGGTAATAAAACTTATTGATTAAATTGAATCCCCCAGGTTATTAAATCATTGGGCCTAACCCGGACCCTAAATTATTACTACAATTTGGGCCTCTTTTTAATATTTAGGTCATAATAAGTATTTGCaactttattaaattattattattattttttcaaaaaaaaaaaaaaaaaaaaccataacaTTAAAATTTTCTTTTTGTCATTTGTTAAAATGAAACAAATAAATTATCAAAACTCTAGTTTAGTTATCACAAAAGAAAATTAGGGTGTGTTTGTTttgtgtataagattataaatggtATATGTGTGAAAGAAATTGGAAAAGTAGAAACATATTAACGCCCTAATCTATTTATACCATAATATtatacttttatttatcatcatcacTTCCCTAACAGTAAGTAAAACACCTTATGATTATAACATTTAATTTATAATAGTTCTTAAATAAAAAAATTCGAACCGCGCGTTGCGAAAATCACATTTGAATATACGTTATTTGGTACATGTTTGtactatcatacgatatatatgtACAAAATGCATGCGTATGTTGTATACCCATTACAAACGCACATAATGTACATTTGAAAATTTCCTATTATTTTAGTTCAGTTTGCAGTGGTTAAATGGTGGTTACAGGTGTATGATTTCTTTATAATTTTCTATTAGAAAATTGTGTGCATAGTTTCTTTTAGAGATTGTTTGAGCTGTACATAGTCTCCTACTAGAAATTATGTGCATTCTGTTCATACTCACATCTTTTGTATATACTATTTCTTTATATAGAATTACAAGGAAATAAAAGGAGATTGTAACCATAAGTTCCAATTACATATATTTTTGTGCACTTTGATAGTTTTCAAAGGAAAATTTCAGCCGTTAAAAAAAATCTTTATATAattcatttaaacaaacccgtaaatTCACGGGTAtcaccatattaactattagataaaaatgatgaatagtatcaGGGGCGTTTTCGTTATTTCACCTTTTTTCCACTTTTTTTACTTTCCAAAAAACCCCTCACActtttttcaaaaattaaaatcgaccccaaacagggagtaaagtgtcaaatacctattttcataaaaaaatcttaaataaactccactcaaatattcaacgggtcatatcttctcgctcgtttTAACtagtttattaattaatataatccaattttttttttaatataatcctTTTTTGTCTAAAAAACATAACGTGCAATAAATATAGCGTAAACCAATGCCAGATCACCAACCTGATTACTAATAGAACCGTCATTCTGATCCAAAACCTCAACTAATTTCCTAGAACTAAACGCATCAAATGGACACAAAACGATCATAAATAACAGCGATAGTACTAATACCAGTCCATTTCTTTCCATTCTAACccaaacaaacaaaaaaaacaGCAAATCTTCAGTCCACGAAACTAAATTACAAGATGTTAACATGTTAAGTTAATTGAAATAAATATTGAGTACGCCTTTGAATATGTTCGATTGAGGATATCGTTTCACTAACCTCTTCGCAAGAAATAAAACCCTAAGCTCTCATTAACATCACCATTAGTCAACTGACAGCAAAACTCTTGATTGGAATTGAAAATTTGATGATTAGGTTACTGTAATGAGATATTTTTTTGTGAAAATTTTGAACATATATTTTTTGTTTAGATTTGAATTGGTAGAAAGAGAACAGTAGATGTGTTCTTCAAGTTCGGTAATGAAATCAAATGATTGTGATGAATCTCCCGGGTTATAAACTCATGGTCATGGGCCCTAACCCGGACTCATAATTATCATAATTTGGGCCTAACTAATGATCAGAGTAATAAAATTCATCCAGTATTATGATTTTTAACTAGATCCCAAATGTTACTTGGGATAATCCGATTATTAACATATACAACACTTAATAAATCAAAGATAGTATCTTACAATGCAACGATCCTATACATTCTTTTCAGAGAATCATAACATCCATATTAGAGGGTAATCTGTTGAAAAGATTCAGAAGCAGACAAGGCTGCTTGCTTCTAAGCCTAGCAGGCCGAATCAAGTAAAATCCAATTAGAGTAGCTACTACTTTAAACGAAGCCATAAAGATGAAGACCACACATAAAAAGGCGATTAATGTGAAGATTAGTGTAGCCCTTGAATCTTTACCGTCCTGTATTGCACATAACTTTTCACCAACCGTTGCAACATCTGTAGCCATTGTTTGAAATCTACCAGCAATGAATCTAAATCGGTCATATCTCCTTTTCactacatcaatcggccgaaatgTTGGATAAGAATCAAATTCCTCATCCAGAGCATCCAGATCTAATGTTTCTGCCTGTGAAAGACAAGCATCCAAGAGAGGTGGGTTTCTTGGCCTTATTCTGTAGTTCCACATCCCCATCATCGATAAGGAAATGAAAAATACTGGAAGTATGAGTTTCGGGTACCAAACGAATACCAAGTATAATAGAAGGATGAAACTTGTTCTCAAAGGATATCTCCAATGACAAATCTCACCAAACCATCTATATGCGGCCGTTATCCCCAATACAATTGACATTACACGCTCAAATTGGGCCTTTTGTTTTCTTGGACTCCACATATTGTAAAGGTCATCAAGCATGTACTCTACAATCTCTTTTTTTAGTGGTGGGTCTGCTTTTGATAGATAAGCTGCCACTTTTTGCCCAGCTAAGTAGCTGAGAAAATCAAGATGATTCTTAGAAAATGGATGCAAATAATTCATTTTGGGTAACATTGTCTTTGTGCATAAGGATACCACATTGGCCCAGGATATGACAGCGAATCGTACAGCTACCTGGATCTCACCATGATTCTTCAAACCGGAGGGACATAAAACTAACAGTGGGTAGTACTGTGTGTGCATACGATTGGCGTCCAAAGTCTGGATTGGGATATATATACTTTACTAATTGGCATGTCTCTGGCCTTTTTATTACTTAGGTTAACATTTGCATTGTCAAATACACCAATCCCGATGACGGTACAAGGATCATAAACTTCCCAAGTATACTCTTCATTCCAACAAGGCTCAAGGTTGTTAATGATAGTTTTGGTTCTAACCCATTTATTTCTATACTTGACTACGCAATATGCGTCAGTACTTCCACCATCCACAATCTTCATTGGTAGCAAACTTCGGCCCCTCAAAATGGCTAATTCAAGACGCCCTATGCTATCTTTCTTCAAATGCTTTGCTGTAGGCTGAAAGTCACCATGTCTGCAGTCAGATACATGGAAACCTGACTCCAAACAAACTTTGAGATGAATCCTCGGTTGTTTATTCTTATTGCACCCTTGTTTGTTAGAAGACACTTTATTGAGGTTGAACCACCGAGGTTGGAGGTGATCTTCAAAATCAGATCTAACAGAGATGCCACTCAAAGACAAAACTGTCCTTCCCATCAATTCCTCTTTGCCAGGTGTACATCTATCAACAACGTTTATGATAAGAAATTCATCCAATGGTTCAGAAGCTACCAGAAAAATCTCCTCGTTCCAAACAGGATTACCGTCAACTACCTTGGAGGTTCTGGTCTGCCTATTCTGATTCTCAAGCTGTAACTTTACTCGAATGTCAGGTGGCCGATCTTGGTACAGAGGTGACACATGCTGAGCTTCAAGGACAACCACCCTTAGATAGTACAAAGTAGGAGAGATATATTCACCTGAGCCCGTGCAGTTTTTCAGGTTTTGATGAGATACGATACCATTGGAATCCGAGTTCCGTAGTTCAGGAAATGCATCATTAGCCTGTGCTGCACCGCCACTGGTCCCAGCAGAACAGAGAAACATAATTTCATTATTTTTAAAAACATTCAAACCAGGGCGTGGTTGTTGATTTCCATAATACTGTGCTCGAACGGTGTAGAGCTTAAGAGAAACATCACCACGACCATGAGAAAAGGAGCCTCGTTTACAGAGCGGATATATCTGTACCGAGGCTTTAGACTCTGATAGCGAAACCGTTGTGCCAGAAATTTGAACACAACCAAGGAAGTCTTTGTAGTGTAGGTTGGAAGTATGATCATCGTAAAGGGTGACTTGGATGATGGAGTTATTTAGGTTTCTAGGGTTTTGGACGTGGAAGATGAGTTTTTCATTCCAAGATGGATACAGATCTCGGGTCTTGGTTTGGCTTCGTAGGCAACGGCCATTGAAGTCAACTTCAACGAAGGGACTGGCTGAGCCATGATCGTCAGTAGTCAATAGGTCGCGGGCATTAAGCACCTCAATTATGAGTTTTGCCATTGATAAAGCTCAACTAAAGATTAAGTCCTTGTTAACCTGTTGATATAAAGTTACTGAACTAAAAAAGGTAATACGACTTTAATTTGAATCTATTCAATTCAATTTGATGATATCGTTTCATCATCCTCTTCATGGAAATAAAAAACCCCTCATTACCATCATCGTTAGTCATCAGACATCAAATTCCTCGATCggaatttgaaattgattggaAATTGATGTTTGTGTACTGTAATAGAAGTTTTTGGGGAGAATttgtaaataatttttttttattttattattattattattattattattattattattattattattttttttttttttttgaggtttGAATTGGTAGATTGAGAAAGCAGTATATGGGTTCTCCATTCGGTGATGAAAGCGATCGATTGAAATGAATGTCACGGTTATTAGATCATTGGCGCTCCAACGATGAATTATCTAACTTTTttttttagggtt
This genomic interval carries:
- the LOC139900178 gene encoding uncharacterized protein, whose protein sequence is MPLSISFVKLENIGSNKLTLVQNEQDIDLKVNISIGTSTENNLPPFEIHGHGMEKVNIALSGDKSTKVTLDAGNGGCELRPEKSKEENDPKDVNDSSKSKDGSKDVEDPSKSKEVNDPSKLKEVDDPSKSIDKTDPLPKPTIFDTPISQINILDQLMFYSKQVTPIFGAYFAFLVTLIIGASWALCSFRKRRTDNGVPYQELEMGLPESSNEVNVETGVEGWDQDWDDDDDWDEDKAIKSPAGGGIHSKSISSNGLTSRPTKKDDWDANWDD
- the LOC139896456 gene encoding uncharacterized protein — its product is MEMEINGFVFVLLLLFTIFLCPSDAFSSRKLVEVSDTSNDSIGNQDSPLPPPDDNKPNISPDESTKTNNTLNTNPSNVESKGLNDTNSKAGSETSNDKIVDNGKSQDGEKKVENQKQSETSTNKRCKGNPVCSDQKKNHDCMYSRF
- the LOC139900179 gene encoding FT-interacting protein 7-like → MAKLIIEVLNARDLLTTDDHGSASPFVEVDFNGRCLRSQTKTRDLYPSWNEKLIFHVQNPRNLNNSIIQVTLYDDHTSNLHYKDFLGCVQISGTTVSLSESKASVQIYPLCKRGSFSHGRGDVSLKLYTVRAQYYGNQQPRPGLNVFKNNEIMFLCSAGTSGGAAQANDAFPELRNSDSNGIVSHQNLKNCTGSGEYISPTLYYLRVVVLEAQHVSPLYQDRPPDIRVKLQLENQNRQTRTSKVVDGNPVWNEEIFLVASEPLDEFLIINVVDRCTPGKEELMGRTVLSLSGISVRSDFEDHLQPRWFNLNKVSSNKQGCNKNKQPRIHLKVCLESGFHVSDCRHGDFQPTAKHLKKDSIGRLELAILRGRSLLPMKIVDGGSTDAYCVVKYRNKWVRTKTIINNLEPCWNEEYTWEVYDPCTVIGIGVFDNANVNLSNKKARDMPISKNHGEIQVAVRFAVISWANVVSLCTKTMLPKMNYLHPFSKNHLDFLSYLAGQKVAAYLSKADPPLKKEIVEYMLDDLYNMWSPRKQKAQFERVMSIVLGITAAYRWFGEICHWRYPLRTSFILLLYLVFVWYPKLILPVFFISLSMMGMWNYRIRPRNPPLLDACLSQAETLDLDALDEEFDSYPTFRPIDVVKRRYDRFRFIAGRFQTMATDVATVGEKLCAIQDGKDSRATLIFTLIAFLCVVFIFMASFKVVATLIGFYLIRPARLRSKQPCLLLNLFNRLPSNMDLTNGDVNESLGFYFLRRVSWTEDLLFFLFVWVRMERNGLVLVLSLLFMIVLCPFDAFSSRKLVEVLDQNDGSISNQVGDLALVYAIFIARYVF